The sequence below is a genomic window from Candidatus Binataceae bacterium.
AGCGATCGCCGGGACCGACGGACGGGTCGTGTTAGGGCTCGGCTGCGGGAAGGGCACCTCCCCATAGCCGTCGCGCCTAGCATTGACTGTTCCCACTGCCGACGGCGTCGAGGGTGGTTTGGCCTCCATCTTCATCCTAGGCCTGTCGCCCATCGCCATGCCCGACATGTTTCCCAGCCCCATGTCCACCATCGTGAGCAGCGGGCGGGGATCCATTGGTGGCACCGGAGCGGTCAAGCCGCGTCGCGGCGTCAGCGTTGCGCGCGCGTAGCCGGTGCGATCCTCCGACTGCGCGAAGATCGTGAAGGCCGACGCATCTGGGGGCTGCACGATCACGTCGTACGTTTCGGCGACGGAGATTCTGAATTCGTCGACGATGACCGGCTCGATATCATTGCCATCGGTTTGCACCACCGTCATCGGCAAGCCCGGGATCCGCACGTCAAAGATGGTCATCGAGGAGCCGTTGATGAAGCGCAGCCGCACGCGCTCGCGCGGCTGAAAAAGTGCCGTCCAGTTGGCGGCTGGCGGCTGTCCGTTTATCAGGTACGTGTAAGTCGCTCCGCTCACGTCCAAAATATCCGTGGGGTTCATGTTCATGCGGCCCCACATCAGGCGGTCTGATATCGTCGCGCGGAGACCTTCTTTGCGAACATCGGAGAAAAAGGTGCCGACGGTGCGCTGATGGTAATTGTAGTAGTCGCTCTGCTGCTTGAGATTGCTGAAGACGGCCTCAGGGTCTTCATCCGTCCAGTCCGAGAGCAGGATCACGTACTCGCGGTCGTACTCGATCGGATCCTCGACCTGAGGATCTATAATGATCCCGCCGTATAGTCCGGTTTGCTCCTGAAAGCGGCTGTGGCTGTGGTACCAGTAGGTGCCGTGCTGCTTGACTGGGAAGCGGTAAACGAAGGTTTCGTTTCGCGCGATTCCCGCAAAGCTTAGACCGGGGACGCCATCCATGTCCGATGGTATCCGGAAGCCGTGCCAATGAATCGACGTGTCGACCGGTAGGTGGTTCGCGACCGAGATGGTTACCGTGTCGCCTTCCCGCATGCGCAGTATTGGCCCCGGTACGAAACCGTTGACCGCAGTGGCAACAGACGGACGACCAGTGAAATTCACCGGGGTTTGCTCGACAACGAGATCGAAGCTGTTGCCGGAAAGCAACGGTGGCCCGCTGGCGGTTTTCTGTGCCAGGGCGGGCAATCTTGACAGGTCCAGGCTCGCGATCACTCCGCCGGCGAGCACTCCTTGAACGAAGCGCCGGCGGGTGATTCCTCGGGAAACCCGATCGCGGCTTCCGCGGGACGCCGACAGGAGTCCGTCGCTAATAGTGTCAAATGACGTCAGACGGACCTCCAATCTCGATTGAGCAACCAG
It includes:
- a CDS encoding copper resistance system multicopper oxidase, with protein sequence MPRTKFGVGGCEHKPALTLVAQSRLEVRLTSFDTISDGLLSASRGSRDRVSRGITRRRFVQGVLAGGVIASLDLSRLPALAQKTASGPPLLSGNSFDLVVEQTPVNFTGRPSVATAVNGFVPGPILRMREGDTVTISVANHLPVDTSIHWHGFRIPSDMDGVPGLSFAGIARNETFVYRFPVKQHGTYWYHSHSRFQEQTGLYGGIIIDPQVEDPIEYDREYVILLSDWTDEDPEAVFSNLKQQSDYYNYHQRTVGTFFSDVRKEGLRATISDRLMWGRMNMNPTDILDVSGATYTYLINGQPPAANWTALFQPRERVRLRFINGSSMTIFDVRIPGLPMTVVQTDGNDIEPVIVDEFRISVAETYDVIVQPPDASAFTIFAQSEDRTGYARATLTPRRGLTAPVPPMDPRPLLTMVDMGLGNMSGMAMGDRPRMKMEAKPPSTPSAVGTVNARRDGYGEVPFPQPSPNTTRPSVPAIAGKPTPPKPITLREGPQVDNVAMRPTERLAEPGNGLDDNGRRVLTYADLRARYRGTDLRPPNREIELHLTGNMERFIWGFNGEKFSSAEPIRLKLGERVRIILVNDTMMEHPIHLHGLWSELENGNGEWRPYKHTINVKPGERLSYLVSADTPGKWAYHCHLLYHMEAGMFRTVIVS